Proteins co-encoded in one Eremothecium sinecaudum strain ATCC 58844 chromosome VI, complete sequence genomic window:
- the NCB2 gene encoding negative cofactor 2 transcription regulator complex subunit NCB2 (Syntenic homolog of Ashbya gossypii AFR397C; Syntenic homolog of Saccharomyces cerevisiae YDR397C (NCB2); 1-intron in Ashbya gossypii), with translation MGEAEEITLPKATVQKIITEVLDSELTFSKEAREIIIDAGIEFIMILSGMASEMAESEGKKTIAPDHVIKALQELEFEEFIPYLEQILAQHKENQKVRERRDAKFKKSGLSVEELLRQQEELFRQSRSRFQQTSTSGPGAAEPSIIKPEDE, from the exons ATGGGTGAGGCAGAAGAGATTACACTACCCAAAG CTACTGTTCAGAAAATAATTACAGAAGTACTAGATTCTGAATTAACTTTCAGTAAAGAAGCAAGAGAGATTATCATTGATGCAGGTATTGAATTCATCATGATTTTGTCTGGAATGGCATCCGAAATGGCTGAAAGTGAAGGTAAAAAAACAATTGCACCTGATCATGTAATTAAAGCTTTACAAGAATTAGAGTTTGAGGAGTTTATACCCTACTTGGAGCAAATATTAGCGCAGCATAAGGAAAATCAAAAAGTAAGGGAAAGGCGAGATGCGAAATTTAAGAAGTCTGGACTTTCGGTTGAAGAGTTGCTTCGACAACAAGAGGAATTGTTTAGACAGTCTAGGTCACGTTTCCAACAAACTAGTACTTCAGGGCCCGGAGCCGCCGAGCCTTCTATTATAAAGCCGGAGGATGAATGA
- the SXM1 gene encoding Sxm1p (Syntenic homolog of Ashbya gossypii AFR396W; Syntenic homolog of Saccharomyces cerevisiae YDR395W (SXM1)) — translation MLSEQAILQAFERTMASDAVVIKEAEQELFAMQREPGFTTFLLKVAKNEQIPMNIRLCCSIYLKNKIQRSWNSKKDDRIPEQEEGIIKEQLVEALVQHSESTHIRSHLTECIRAILSNNEKWDLADVVLNMMRSQKSEYLYPALLLVFEVTIKHRYVMSESRQYIDSFIEKVFPAVEEVASQLVNNDDYRSNELLYLILKSFKYACLNNFPQYFNNVEKLNSWIQLHLFLCSRPLTKESLELDPGDRSLDKRVKVNKWAFGNLHKFVYKYTRITKFISNDFVQYVFHNIVPTILNEYFKVIELWGGNSLWLSDSSLYYLIQFLEKCVKTEELWPLIQPHLEVIIKHVIFPCLSASAESVELLETDPEEFTRRYFDMNKEGSTADVASSEFVFVIGHSRFSEVNKILPLIHDVFTEFATKGDLESAYKEEGALRLFSNLSSFLAEDESPVRDKLEPIFEHFITPLFSNDKYPFLVARALETVAIYQQEFQNLEILSKIYEMTYLNLMRSDILPVQVEAADALKTLVMSNVSMHKHIAPQVPGIMEKLLKLSKEFEIDTLSEIMEALVERFADELTPFANELAATLAEQFLRLGQSLVENTSGHYSTQDQDQETQASAMLQTMTMMVMSMNKVCLVDKFAPVVKFIIVNAQISFLTEMVDLIDSLALSAKTMYNAFTPVIWELFHDVLDSFQTYALEYFEAYQVFFETVVTNGFPQDQTFVQPFFQIVNQVLDSEDDFDIESAFNVMVAYALAMKEIPLFDKAFQVAQNQELELDDAAVVRLFLAGLYAKPLETLQLAEQQGITLGLMKKWLDCKFYSVYTTKLQMMALMSLFKLPQLPSCVSGFVGQLSTRLVKLAEYLPEAIRKRDCIAKGELGVESSDDAGAGEFFDELEDDFKESCLDNINCFHELDSFYTALQQHDQDKYHLLVNSLDPDTRESFRVIMEFIAQTQM, via the coding sequence ATGCTTAGCGAACAAGCTATTTTGCAGGCTTTTGAACGGACGATGGCGTCCGATGCAGTTGTCATTAAAGAAGCGGAACAAGAATTATTTGCTATGCAAAGAGAGCCGGGTTTCACAACTTTCTTACTAAAGGTTGCCAAGAATGAACAAATTCCTATGAACATTCGTTTATGTTGTTCAATATATCTCAAAAATAAGATCCAGAGGTCATGGAATTCTAAAAAGGATGATCGTATTCCTGAGCAGGAAGAAGGGATTATTAAGGAACAATTGGTGGAAGCTTTAGTTCAGCATAGTGAAAGTACGCATATTAGGTCTCATCTTACGGAATGTATACGCGCGATTCTCTCCAACAATGAAAAGTGGGACTTGGCGGATGTAGTTCTTAATATGATGAGGTCACAGAAGTCAGAATACTTGTATCCTGCATTGTTACTTGTGTTTGAAGTGACCATCAAGCATCGTTATGTGATGTCTGAGAGCAGGCAATACATAGACAGTTTTATTGAGAAGGTATTTCCGGCTGTTGAGGAGGTGGCGTCTCAATTGGTGAATAACGACGACTATAGGTCGAATGAATTGTTGTATTTGATTTTGAAGTCCTTTAAGTATGCATGTTTGAACAACTTTCCGCAATACTTTAACAACGTTGAGAAGCTAAATTCTTGGATCCAGTTGCATTTATTTTTGTGTTCGAGACCGTTGACGAAGGAGAGCCTTGAGCTAGACCCAGGCGACAGATCCTTGGACAAGAGAGTCAAGGTTAATAAGTGGGCTTTTGGTAATTTGCACAAATTCGTGTACAAGTACACTAGAATTACTAAGTTTATTAGTAATGACTTTGTCCAATATGTGTTCCATAATATTGTGCCTACGATATTGAATGAGTACTTTAAGGTGATAGAACTATGGGGTGGTAACTCACTTTGGTTAAGTGACAGTTCGTTGTACTATTTAATTCAGTTCTTGGAGAAGTGTGTTAAAACTGAAGAGCTATGGCCTTTAATCCAACCGCACTTGGAAGTTATTATTAAGCATGTTATCTTCCCCTGTTTGTCTGCATCAGCGGAATCTGTTGAACTACTAGAAACTGATCCTGAAGAATTTACAAGACGTTACTTTGACATGAACAAAGAAGGTTCTACAGCAGACGTAGCGTCTAGTGAATTCGTTTTTGTAATTGGTCACTCTAGATTTTCCGAAGTGAACAAGATATTGCCCCTTATTCATGACGTATTTACTGAATTCGCTACAAAGGGCGACTTAGAGTCTGCATacaaagaagaaggagCTTTGAGATTATTCTCTAACTTGTCATCCTTTTTAGCAGAGGATGAGTCTCCTGTTCGCGATAAATTGGAGCCAATTTTTGAACATTTTATCACTCCTTTATTCAGTAATGACAAGTATCCATTTTTGGTAGCTAGGGCTTTGGAAACGGTTGCAATTTACCAACAAGAATTTCAAAATCTTGAAATTTTATCGAAGATTTATGAGATGACGTACTTAAATTTGATGAGAAGTGACATTCTTCCTGTACAAGTGGAAGCAGCGGATGCTTTAAAGACTTTGGTTATGTCTAATGTGTCCATGCATAAACACATCGCGCCTCAAGTTCCAGGTATCATGGAGAAGCTACTAAAGTTATCCAAGGAATTTGAAATTGATACTTTGTCAGAAATAATGGAAGCTCTTGTAGAAAGATTTGCTGACGAGTTAACGCCTTTTGCCAACGAATTGGCAGCTACGCTTGCGGAACAGTTCCTAAGGTTAGGTCAATCACTAGTAGAAAACACCAGTGGTCATTATTCAACACAAGATCAAGACCAAGAAACTCAGGCGAGTGCCATGCTACAAACGATGACCATGATGGTAATGTCTATGAATAAAGTTTGTTTGGTTGACAAGTTTGCTCCAGTTGTGAAATTTATTATTGTGAATGCACAGATATCATTTTTGACCGAAATGGTTGATCTAATAGATTCCTTGGCATTGTCAGCTAAGACAATGTACAATGCTTTCACTCCAGTTATTTGGGAATTGTTCCATGATGTTTTGGATTCCTTCCAAACATATGCATTAGAATACTTTGAAGCTTACCAAGTGTTTTTTGAAACCGTTGTGACAAATGGGTTCCCACAGGACCAGACTTTCGTCCAACCCTTCTTCCAGATAGTCAACCAAGTGTTGGATTCTGAAGACGATTTTGATATCGAAAGTGCATTCAACGTCATGGTTGCGTACGCCCTCGCAATGAAGGAAATTCCACTCTTTGATAAAGCATTCCAGGTAGCACAAAATCAAGAGTTGGAGCTTGATGACGCAGCAGTGGTTAGGTTGTTCTTGGCAGGTCTATACGCTAAGCCACTAGAAACCTTACAACTAGCTGAACAGCAAGGTATAACACTGGGACTAATGAAGAAATGGCTTGACTGCAAATTCTACAGCGTATACACGACCAAATTGCAAATGATGGCCTTAATGTCGTTGTTCAAACTTCCGCAGCTACCAAGCTGCGTCAGCGGCTTTGTAGGCCAACTAAGCACGCGGCTTGTGAAGCTAGCTGAATACCTACCTGAAGCAATCCGCAAGAGGGACTGCATAGCTAAGGGAGAGCTCGGTGTTGAATCTTCTGATGACGCTGGCGCCGGCGAATTCTTCGACGAGCTGGAGGACGATTTCAAAGAGAGTTGCTTGGACAACATCAACTGTTTCCATGAACTTGATAGTTTTTACACTGCTCTACAGCAGCATGATCAAGACAAGTATCATCTTCTTGTTAACTCATTGGATCCAGATACCCGCGAATCTTTTAGAGTGATAATGGAATTCATTGCGCAAACGCAAATGTAA
- the SMP3 gene encoding glycosylphosphatidylinositol-alpha 1,2 mannosyltransferase (Syntenic homolog of Ashbya gossypii AFR395C; Syntenic homolog of Saccharomyces cerevisiae YOR149C (SMP3)): MNKRLLRSLGLLLGLLVSLQPSYVHPDEHFQSIEILQQQLRGIRGTVAWEFKGGNESRSIVPLYLWYAPAILLSSHLKTVRPLVAMYIMRMQNYLLFLAVWKVSSRVLESSKLRRSSADLLMCTSYVVGGYLSHTFSNSIEAVILLAVLSMMEILVQKPRQEHEEYLISGLMGVAVALGVFNRITFGGFILLPGLLTFGKFYWRHWRSLLVAAGSCLFTAAWIIWADSKIYQSNRWVIAPLNNLLYNINEDNLAQHGLHSRSTHLLVNLPQLLGPALIPALRPRWRMVRIPFLSCISGLLVLSMFKHQEVRFLVPLVPALFLSIETLGFARLISSKTLLNVWLIFNIAMAAIVGIGHQRGVITALNYLKETPVEVQVWWKTYSPPTWILMNQDLTVSTTNFVDGEERVDDIEFRVTENHIVDLKGSDIQLLNHTLTMFLKNGAHVNLIMPDSVLKLATKLRKEYSYELQPLYSSHLHIDLDHIDVKDLSSLRPGITVYNINKIKD, from the coding sequence ATGAATAAGCGTCTTTTGCGGTCTTTGGGCTTACTTTTAGGTTTATTGGTGTCTTTACAGCCTTCTTATGTACATCCGGATGAACATTTCCAGAGTATAGAGATCTTACAGCAACAGTTAAGAGGTATTCGAGGGACGGTGGCCTGGGAGTTCAAAGGGGGTAACGAGTCGCGAAGCATTGTACCTTTATATCTTTGGTATGCGCCTGCTATATTGTTAAGTAGCCACCTAAAGACTGTTAGACCGCTGGTGGCAATGTATATTATGCGAATGCAGAACTATTTGTTGTTTCTTGCTGTTTGGAAAGTGTCCAGTAGGGTGCTAGAGAGCTCAAAGCTGCGTCGCTCAAGCGCCGATCTATTGATGTGTACGTCTTATGTAGTTGGGGGATATTTGTCGCATACATTCTCCAATTCGATTGAGGCGGTTATTCTGCTGGCAGTACTCTCTATGATGGAAATACTGGTCCAGAAGCCCAGGCAAGAGCATGAGGAGTATCTGATTTCGGGGCTGATGGGTGTAGCTGTGGCTTTAGGAGTGTTTAACAGAATTACGTTTGGGGGGTTTATCTTGTTGCCTGGTCTGTTGACATTTGGTAAGTTCTACTGGCGTCATTGGAGATCGCTGTTAGTGGCTGCAGGCAGCTGCCTTTTTACAGCGGCGTGGATAATCTGGGCAGATAGCAAGATATACCAGTCGAATAGGTGGGTCATTGCACCACTGAACAATCTGCTCTATAACATTAATGAGGACAATTTGGCGCAGCACGGTCTCCACTCACGAAGCACTCATCTTCTAGTGAACTTGCCTCAGCTACTAGGTCCTGCACTGATTCCGGCACTAAGGCCGAGATGGAGAATGGTAAGGATACCTTTCTTATCATGTATTTCAGGCTTACTTGTGCTTTCTATGTTTAAGCATCAGGAAGTTCGCTTCCTTGTTCCACTGGTGCCTGCATTATTCTTGTCGATAGAGACACTTGGATTTGCTCGCTTGATCTCATCAAAGACCCTATTAAATGTTTGGCtaatttttaatattgCTATGGCAGCAATTGTTGGGATTGGACACCAGCGGGGTGTGATTACGGCTTTAAACTACTTGAAAGAAACCCCTGTGGAGGTACAAGTGTGGTGGAAGACGTACTCACCGCCTACCTGGATTCTTATGAACCAAGATTTGACAGTTTCAACTACGAACTTTGTTGATGGCGAGGAAAGGGTGGATGATATAGAGTTCAGAGTTACTGAGAACCATATTGTAGATCTGAAGGGGTCCGACATACAATTACTGAATCACACGTTGACAATGTTTTTAAAAAATGGTGCCCATGTGAATTTGATAATGCCCGATTCGGTTTTAAAGCTTGCTACTAAGTTGAGGAAGGAATATAGCTACGAACTCCAACCTCTATACAGTTCACATCTCCATATTGATCTTGATCATATAGATGTGAAGGATCTTTCTTCGCTACGCCCTGGCATCACAGTCTACAATATCAATAAGATTAAAGACTGA
- the RPT3 gene encoding proteasome regulatory particle base subunit RPT3 (Syntenic homolog of Ashbya gossypii AFR394W; Syntenic homolog of Saccharomyces cerevisiae YDR394W (RPT3)), translated as MEELGIAQTGEASVSQPTALSYGSLISHLNCNTAALNGANSDVYLKLKKLEKEYELLCLQEEYIKDEQRHLKRELLSAQEEVKRIQSVPLVIGQFLEAIDENTGIVSSTTGMSYVVRILSTLDRELLKPSTSVALHRHSNALVDILPPDSDSSISIMGNEEKPDVTYADVGGLDMQKQEIREAVELPLVQADLYQQIGIDPPRGVLLYGPPGTGKTMLVKAVANSTNAAFIRVNGSEFVHKYLGEGPRMVRDVFRLARENAPSIIFIDEVDSIATKRFDAQTGSDREVQRILIELLTQMDGFDQSTNVKVIMATNRHDTLDPALLRPGRLDRKIEFPSLRDRRERRLIFGKIAAKMSLAPEVDLDSLIIRNDPLSGALIAAIMQEAGLRAVRKNRYVILQSDLEEAYASQVKTGSDVDKFDFYK; from the coding sequence ATGGAAGAACTAGGAATTGCTCAAACTGGTGAGGCTTCTGTTTCTCAACCGACAGCACTTTCATATGGTTCATTGATCTCACATTTAAATTGTAATACAGCAGCGTTGAATGGCGCAAATTCTGATGTTTAtttaaagttgaagaaATTAGAGAAGGAATATGAACTACTATGTTTACAAGAAGAATATATTAAAGATGAACAACGTCATTTGAAGAGAGAACTGCTAAGCGCacaagaagaagttaaaaGAATTCAATCTGTTCCATTGGTTATTGGTCAGTTTTTGGAAGCAATCGACGAAAATACGGGTATTGTTTCCAGTACCACTGGAATGAGTTATGTGGTGAGAATATTGTCGACATTGGATCGTGAATTATTGAAACCATCAACTTCTGTTGCATTACACCGTCATTCAAACGCATTGGTAGATATCTTGCCTCCTGATTCCGATTCCAGTATATCTATTATGGGTAACGAGGAGAAACCAGATGTTACTTATGCCGATGTGGGTGGTTTAGACATGCAAAAGCAGGAGATAAGGGAAGCTGTTGAGTTACCTTTGGTGCAGGCAGATCTCTACCAACAGATTGGTATTGATCCTCCACGTGGTGTTCTTTTATATGGTCCTCCTGGTACAGGTAAGACCATGTTGGTGAAAGCAGTCGCCAACAGTACTAATGCGGCGTTTATTAGAGTTAACGGTTCCGAATTTGTCCATAAATATTTGGGTGAAGGTCCTCGCATGGTCCGCGATGTTTTCCGCCTTGCAAGGGAAAATGCACCATCTATCATATTTATTGATGAAGTGGATTCTATTGCAACTAAGCGTTTTGACGCTCAGACTGGCTCTGATAGAGAAGTGCAACGTATCTTGATTGAATTATTGACTCAGATGGATGGGTTCGACCAATCTACCAACGTTAAAGTCATAATGGCTACTAATAGGCACGATACCCTAGATCCTGCGTTGCTAAGGCCTGGTAGATTAGACAGAAAAATTGAGTTTCCCTCTCTACGTGACAGACGTGAACGTCGTTTAATTTTTGGCAAGATAGCTGCTAAGATGTCTTTGGCACCAGAAGTCGATTTGGACTCTTTAATTATTAGAAATGACCCTCTATCAGGTGCATTGATTGCCGCGATAATGCAAGAAGCAGGGTTGCGCGCCGTGAGAAAGAATAGATATGTTATCCTCCAAAGCGATCTGGAAGAGGCCTATGCATCTCAAGTCAAGACTGGTAGTGACGTTGATAAGTTTGATTTCTACAAGTGA
- the SHE9 gene encoding She9p (Syntenic homolog of Ashbya gossypii AFR393W; Syntenic homolog of Saccharomyces cerevisiae YDR393W (SHE9)), producing MILNRQVLLPSPIVHVNRLSALTLCAAGNHIRVYSTSRTSIKPWTELQKKLEACYRASVPKWKETLHQVSYYSTQIKYHLDKAKQSLRETNQKLLEQEKQQQNTNLSFNEDLENKSKIVGLPSERERKRYLWSRKLEFYLDSLQETIFTATKALNDVTGYSSIDKLRKSIEMMESQLNEVKSDLERLRDVHHNAVAVRNQSQIQVNELLQRKHMWTPEELDRFTKLYIVDAENAKKEEAANAELKAVEAKEKELSNLLHRAILTRYHEEQIWSDKIRRTSTWGTFILMGINILLFLVFQLLLEPWKRRRLTRSFEEKVKVALEQTTMAQNGFQFKEAAVQSSVLPASEQSISPEPIPPLIENRDEITHSSTALQPISLSSFSDFKHSTYTNLQNIQIWLGSLLHKLYSMNYLAYQDQTNLSIGQFHVYSGVIFIFGILLGSLVS from the coding sequence ATGATTTTAAACCGTCAAGTACTATTACCAAGTCCCATCGTTCATGTTAACAGGCTATCTGCCTTGACTTTATGCGCTGCAGGGAATCATATTAGGGTGTATTCTACAAGCAGGACAAGTATTAAACCATGGACTGAGTTGCAAAAGAAACTGGAAGCGTGTTATAGAGCCAGTGTACCAAAATGGAAAGAGACTTTACACCAAGTAAGCTACTACTCAACCCAGATAAAGTATCATTTGGATAAAGCCAAACAGTCTTTACGAGAAACGAACCAGAAACTCTTGGAACAGGAAAAGCAGCAACAGAATACGAACTTGAGCTTCAACGAGGACCTAGAAAATAAGTCAAAAATTGTTGGCTTGCCATCAGAACGCGAGCGTAAAAGGTACCTATGGTCAAGGAAGTTGGAGTTTTATTTGGACTCTTTACAAGAAACTATCTTTACTGCTACTAAGGCTCTAAATGATGTTACTGGGTACTCTTCAATTGACAAACTCCGCAAATCTATCGAAATGATGGAATCACAACTAAACGAAGTGAAATCGGACCTAGAACGTCTACGTGACGTACATCACAATGCTGTTGCCGTCAGAAACCAGTCACAGATCCAGGTAAATGAACTACTTCAAAGGAAACATATGTGGACTCCCGAAGAACTAGACAGGTTTACCAAGTTGTACATTGTTGACGCTGAAAATGCAAAAAAGGAAGAAGCAGCTAATGCTGAACTAAAGGCAGTGGAAGCAAAGGAGAAAGAGTTATCAAACCTCCTCCACCGCGCTATTTTAACGCGGTACCACGAAGAGCAAATCTGGTCGGACAAAATTCGGAGAACATCCACCTGGGGTACTTTTATTCTAATGGGAATCAACATACTCCTATTTCTGGTTTTCCAGTTGCTCTTAGAACCCTGGAAACGTCGTAGATTAACTCGATCCTTCGAAGAAAAGGTTAAGGTAGCACTAGAACAAACTACAATGGCACAGAATGGGTTTCAATTCAAAGAAGCTGCAGTGCAATCTTCAGTATTACCTGCTTCAGAACAATCAATTTCTCCAGAACCTATTCCACCACTAATTGAGAACCGCGATGAAATAACACATTCTAGTACTGCTCTACAGCCAATTTCGTTAAGTTCATTCTCTGATTTTAAGCACTCAACCTATACTAATTTGCAAAATATACAAATCTGGCTAGGTTCACTACTTCATAAACTATATTCCATGAATTACTTGGCCTACCAAGATCAAACTAACCTAAGCATAGGCCAATTTCACGTATATTCAGGTGttatcttcatcttcgGTATACTTCTGGGCTCTTTAGTCAGTTGA
- the SPP2 gene encoding spliceosome ATPase-activating subunit SPP2 (Syntenic homolog of Ashbya gossypii AFR392C; Syntenic homolog of Saccharomyces cerevisiae YOR148C (SPP2)), translating into MSGISLSLKAKSKSKKKSTVRKRGNAFTDDKEADRNSKRVKIKITEVEAYKEPQEEALVIPLAVPSGASRELTLTTSDEKSEINYGLNVQQDHKVTSSNARVVNSTGMSDILDITKLPEATAQDEYDEVPVNMFGAALLRGMGWTGTNYDDEDNDQDREKSNNKTAVRPHHGVARPEFVGIGAKVQQSNTEETRRGSGLDKFMPIVRVEHPFTNEKSK; encoded by the coding sequence ATGTCCGGAATATCCTTGAGCTTGAAGGCCAAGTCaaagagcaagaagaaaagTACTGTTAGGAAGCGAGGTAATGCATTTACCGATGACAAGGAAGCTGACCGCAATAGTAAGCGTGTTAAGATAAAGATAACGGAGGTTGAGGCTTATAAAGAACCTCAGGAAGAAGCACTAGTAATACCACTAGCTGTACCATCTGGCGCCTCAAGAGAATTGACTCTTACTACATCTGATGAAAAGAGCGAAATAAACTACGGCTTAAATGTACAGCAGGATCACAAAGTGACCTCGTCAAATGCTAGGGTAGTGAATTCTACTGGTATGAGTGATATTTTGGATATTACTAAACTTCCCGAAGCAACTGCTCAGGATGAGTATGATGAAGTCCCTGTAAATATGTTTGGTGCAGCTCTACTTCGTGGTATGGGATGGACGGGTACTAAttatgatgatgaagataatGACCAGGATCGTGAAAAATCAAACAATAAAACTGCAGTACGACCTCATCACGGCGTAGCTCGCCCTGAATTTGTAGGCATTGGTGCTAAAGTGCAGCAGTCGAATACCGAGGAAACGCGCAGAGGCTCTGGCCTTGATAAATTCATGCCAATTGTGAGAGTCGAGCATCCATTTACAAATGAAAAGTCTAAATAA